tctgtgtttttttttttaaacacattattgttttgtttactgtttttgttcaatGAATGTTAGGATGGAATAACTGGTGAGTGTAgggcaaaggtcaaaggtctgtatgtgtgtgatgatggtgaagaaaGAAGTGTGACGTcaaagttttgtttgtttcagattCCTCAGAACCTGCCCTGTTCAGTCACTTTACAGCCAGGCCCAGAGGACACTGGAaaggtaacacacacagctgcgtCATGTGacctctctctcgtctcctttACTAACTCGTAAGACTAATCAATACAAGGCTTTCGTGTCTTCATCAGGAATGTCATTGATATATTGATTGCTCGATGGCAGCTCGGCATTGTGCTGGTCCTGACAGCAGGTGGCGCCGTGGCtttgacacagtttttaatgttgttcatCTTTGATCTGTGTCTACAAACGCAgacaagtttgttcatttacaaaaactCTGGGAGAAAAAAACCAAATCATTCAAGAATTCCAATAGAAGAAGAAGCCTCAGATTTGTCTCCTGCACTTTGATCACTGAGGTTGGAGtttgccctctgctggtgtaaAAACCTCATTACATCAGATGACATCATCGACACAGGAGGGTCATCAtcaacattcaaataaaaacatccattCACATTAACATGGTTTGTCCTCGTCAGGCCTGCGGTGTCGACTTTGAGATTAGAGCCTTCTGCGCCAAGTCGATAGAAGAGAAGATTCACaagaggtgagtgagtgagtgggggAGCGAGTgagtctctgctgcttctgtcagTGTCCAAGTGTgcttaccgtgtgtgtgtgagagcaggaaCTCGGTGCGTCTGGTGATCAGGAAGGTTCAGTATGCTCCAGAGAAACCTGGTCCTCAGCCCATGGTGGAGACGACTCGCAGTTTCCTCATGTCCGACAGATCTCTGCACCTGGAGGCGTCTCTGGACaaagaggtacacacacacacacacacacacacacacactgaaatcagatgatgaaataataaagtaaaatcgataaacacaaaagtgaaaGTCCACGTTTTTTGTCATGTGACcataaaaactgtgtgtgtgtgtgtgtgtgtagctgtatTACCATGGTGAGCCAATCAGCGTCAACGTTCACGTCACCAACAACTCGACCAAGACGGTGAAGAGAGTGAAGATCTCTGGTACGTCTCTGTCcacttcctcccttcctctccttcaccttctatctttctttctttcctcccttGAAATAGAAAAGATGATTTAGCTGTCattaatggtgtgtgtgtgtctgcagtgcgTCAGTATGCAGACATCTGTCTCTTCAGTACGGCGCAGTATAAATGTCCAGTTGCTCAGCTTGAAGCAGAGTGAGtctcacaaaaaacaacataaacacaaacacgtcaatcaaaacttttttttattcatattttatcttAAAACTGTAACGTGTCAAATGTTCATTTCAgttaaacagatttttttttctattaaatcACATGTTatagttataaaaaaaagtaaactggttttaaatatgaataactTGGTTTATACCAgttaaaaattaataaattacaCTGTACACCTGTAAagttattttatcttcaatttcttatctaatttttacacactggacgctttttaagtgttttaactCGTTTAAATGAGTGTAAAGCAGTCTGGGTGGGGCTTCTGTGATTGACAACAACATGTTACACGTGTCTCCGCAGCGACCAGGTGTCGTCCAGCTCCACCTTCTGTAAGGTTTACACTCTGACCCCGACGCTCGAcaagaacagagagaagagaggactCGCTCTGGACGGAAAACTCAAACATGAAGACACCAACCTGGCCTCGTCCACCATGTaacgtacacacgcacacacacacacacacacacacacacacacacacacacacacacgcacaggtgtgtcagtgctgtcacatgacccacagcgctgtgaatgtgtgtgtttcagtgtgaagGACGTCACCAACAAAGAGGTTCTGGGAATCCTGGTTTCCTACAGAGTCAAAGTGAAGCTGGTGGTCTCACGTGgcgggtaacacacacacaagctcctcccactctgctgacatcacttcctgtctgtacTTTGCTGATGAAATGTTTGAGGCTGAGCTTCACCGAATTCAACGTCGTTGGctgttataaatgtgtgtgtgtgtgcacggcaACAGGAAACAGTCTGACACACACTGGAATCACtcctgtttaaaaataaaagcctcaacatttttaaacagagTGAACTTTCTATTACaatagttaaaaataaatttattctgaaaaataCAGGGTTGAGTTTTAGTGTGACAAAACGGAAACTAggagcttttaatttgaaaactgcGGGGTTTGTTtgagtgtggatgaacagaaagtgagacttttattttgttggtgTAAGTGAAACTGTGGGCAGGGCCTGTGGGGGCGGGGCCTGAGCGTGACACTGgtgaagctcagcttcagaTTTCTGCTTCATCCTCAGACTCTGCTGTTGTTGCCCGTCACTGTTTGTTGTCAACATGTTGCCTCCtgcttttcatttcatctccctctgtgtttttggcttcctgtttccctcctcctcccccctgtgtccgcccccctccctccctccctccctccctcccccaggCTGCTGCGAGGCATGTTGGAGAGGTAAATGTGAACAACAGCCTCACTTCTCATTTCAAACAGCCTGGTTTAACAAGAGTTAAAATACGACTGTAATCTGgattaaacaacacacaaaccagtttAAATTGGTTTGAAAAGATTTCTCCTAGATTAAGACAAACCATATAAACCTGGTTTGAAGATGTAAACTGGTTTAAATTTAATGTTTCCCCATCATATTTAACCAATCTAAACTAGTTTAAacccattttaatccagtttaaGTGTAAATTATTAAACCAGTGGATCCTCTTCTGTTTACATTAGGTTTGAACCAAAGACTCTTCAGAAACTAGATCATGATGATTTAACCTGGTTTAAACTCAATGTAGACTGAAGTGGATccaattgtgtttttattttcctaagatgattctgtttttgtcgtaaacatcactgtgtgtgtgtgtgtgtgtgtgtgtgtgtgtgtgttagggatGTGTCGGTGGAGCTGCCCTTCATTTTAATGCATCCTAAACCTGTGGAGCTGCCACTGTCCCGCCCACAGTCAGGTGAGTCCACGCCCACATGTCTCATGTTCTGCCACCAGGGCGTGTCTCTTTACTCCATTTCTGACACAGCATCAgaacttttttggggggggatcTCAATGCTGATTTGCTTTAATGTCAAATGGTTTGGGCGCTAGGGGGCGCCAACGTTTCTATATTCAAAACTCAACAggggcagccattttggatcaaACTGCTATTTTGGCAGTTTGGTACGTGCAGTATTTGAAGAAATTCCTCCTAGAGTTTTATTGTGATCAATTCCTAATTTGGTGAAGTCACTCGGAACAAAATTATGACTAAAATCTGTCTAAATCTTCACTTTATGTCACATGGTTTCGGTGCTAGGGGGCACCAAATTTGCtgatgtgtctgtctgtgcgtgtgttccAGCTGTGCCAGAGATGGACCCGCCCATCGACACCAACTTAATAGAATTCGACACAAAGTGAGTTAAACCTCGTTTGTCGCCACATTGACGTCTCGCGGGCCGCCGCTAACGTAACACTTGTGACTTCTGCGTCCACAGCAGCATCTCCCAGGACGACGACTTCGTCTTCGAGGACTTCGCCCGCCTGCGACTCAAAGGTGTAATGGACGACAAGGACGAAGACTGCTAGGAGCTCGCCGACCCCTCACACGCTCGCttcacacacaccgcacacacgcacacacacacactgttcacgtTACATTCCCCACTGGAGGGGACGGAGGGCGTGTTTGAACGGAGGCCTCGGGGGCTCGGTGGTGTTCTTCCTCTCTTGCTTCTGCCATTCGTCACGCCGCCGCCATATTCCTGCCACCGTCTTCtccctccacccctccctctTTACTGAAGGTTAAACTGTCAACGTGACGCAGCCGCAGGGTCTGCGCCGAAGCCTCGCCGTCACATTGTTTGTAGTCGTAGTGACGTTAAGGTGCGGGGCTTAGTCTGAGCGCGTACCACGTGACGGAAGtagaattaaattaaagtttgcGTAGTCGTAGCGTTGCAGTGTTTGTCGGCTTTTATGTTGACACTCGCGTCTCGTACGAACAGGATATATatttgaaacagaaaaaaaaaattacaagaCGCTGAGTCGTACGTTTGccgctttttcttttttttttaaaacactgtacGTGCTTTTTTTAGGGAGgaaatactcacacacacacacagtcttaacACCGGCGACTAAAGTTCAATTTCACCAGCATCCGCTCTGACTCCACCCCCTCCtcgtcacttcctgtctgctgtCGCGTTCTTTTCGTTTATTTCCACAGAATCATTCCACGCATTTTTCTTACTGTtttgtaaaagtaaacaaacaaacgtaGTTCAGGCGACGCAGCACGaatgtaaataaagatggacaacgctgcattccatttaaatcagaagtcggaactgggagcATTCACAGCCGAGTTCACAGCGTTCCAGTTAGAAGTCGGAAATGCAAATGTATCTCAAGGCGCACAcaaactttgtttaaaaaaaaatgactacgataaataaaaaaaacagtacgtTGCGTACGACTGTTTTATCGTGAAACATAACACAAAATTTGCAGTGTTTGTACGGTGGCTGCCATCTTGGGATCAAATGTTGGGATTGGTGCGTTAGCTCGTCGGAAATTCCccagttccgactacaaatggaacgcaccccACTACTCCCGACCAATCGGGAGTCGGTACCAGCTGCCAATCACGACGTCTCAACCTGTTTTTGTATCAATAAATTATTAAACCAAACAGTTTTTTGGGTAGGAATTATTAGTGTTACTGTCACCGGCCACCGAGGGGCAGGATTTACGACTTAGACCGTGAccggccaccagggggcgacctGGATGTAAGTTGTTCTCCATCTTTGTTTATTGTCCACATCTTTTAGTTTTTGTGTTAAACGGAAAAAATACAGAATTGAAGCGACAATTTACAGATTTAGCGCTTTAGTGAAATATTGCttgaatgttattttgtttaaaaatcagtTTGTTGACAGGTTTGAATTCTTTTACGTTAAGAAAGAAGCAGACGTTTGAATTTGTCGGACTTGGCTcgatttaaaacaaataaataaaccgtcaccgtttttttttttttattaaaagggAACTACTGTGATTTTTAATCTGGTTTATTATTGTcaactttgtttaaatatattattattattatattctctAATGACTCTAAACTGCTTTGTGCCTTTAACGTCTCACTGTTGCCAATTTAACGAAAACCCGTCGCCgattgatgacatcatcaatgaTGCGCAAAGACGgaaaaattcaaattaaatttgaattttttttcaaacctgaaaatgacttGTGTTCCGAATAATAACAAATCGATCATACGTTTCGTCCATTCACCAGATTCTGAATTAAGATTTGCACATTTCACTTaatgaaatatacattttacaacttaaatatttttattttcaccttaAATCACCActtttccctttaaaatgtaatgtgacaaaatgtagttttaacgtaaaaagaacattaaaaacCCGGtgccatggaaaaaaaaccttttaccaaaaaataaattaatgaaccaaatttttctcagtttttccctttttttttaattttgttttagcTTCTGGTCAAACTCAGACATGAATGAAGGACTGGAACAGTTTGGATTTAGTAACCATCGTtcagaagaggattagggccaaatATGAGTTTTAAAGATAAACGAGGCAGAATTCCGAGGTAAAAGTCGTGAATTGAAAAAAGCCTGTTTTAGGATTTTGACATCATCCTTCTCCGTACTGTGGGAAttgttggttttatttgtgttttcgtgattcgtcatcatcgtcatttcACACGGCAGCACTTTCATCTTTCAAACCCACAGAactgcacacatttgttttgttttttcgtcGTTTTTGCGTACGTCgggaaaaaaagtttgaatgtccgtcctgttttttgttttttttcacgctctgctgtttttttgtaaattctcCATTGAGTCTTTTGTTGAGTCCACGCGGCAAAATCTCGTCTACGAACCAGCAATTTTTTGCGATGTACAAACTGCCAATAGCCCGCCCCACCGCCTGCCCTCCTCCCGCCTGAAGCTgcgaaacagaagaagaagaaacgacaCGGAGCATGTTTTTTCAGTTGATTTCCTTAGATTTTTTGTTGAGTTTTAAACGACGCAGTGCTGTGAATCGTATGAGCTGTGATTCTGTCCTTACGTTGTCGTGCATATGTGGGGTTAACTTTGCTAAGTGTGAAAATATTTTTGACAAGTGCCACGCCCCGAGCAACGCCCCCTCAGCCTGTGCGATACTAAACCATAATGTCTATAAAACAGAAGGCGATTTTCAAAAAGATAAGAGTTACGATTATTATTACgcttctgattattattattattattattatggtgactattattataataattattattatctactGTATCATTTGCAACatgattattataatcatttaaGAGTCTATTGTTTTTgccatgtatttttattttgagatttttattttagttttctttttattaaagttaaaatgaacTAACGCACACTGTTGTCGCCGCATTTGTTCACAACACTGTTTCATAAATCTACTCGAACAATTAACACTGTTTCTTAAATCTACTCAAACAATTAACGACTTGCTTCAGTAAAAGCCTTATTTTTGTCGCCTTATGGCTAACATTAGCATTACCAGCTGTTTAGTTCCTCTGGGTAGTCATTACAAAGCATTAGCTGTCGTTTTGTCACTCTGGGTAATTGCTACGAATCTAATATTAGTATTAGCAGCCTTTAGTCACTCTGGGAACTTTGCTAAAATTAGCATTACctgagaagagaaacaaataatcgagggacagacagacagagagagagatgattaATGATGTTACCAATAGGTGGCAGTATAAGGGTATTTAACTGTATTCCTAGTTTGCTCATAGGCCTATAATTGTCCAGGTTATTGATAGAAATGTATTGAATAATGTTCGTTTCATCTGgtatttgttggtttatttgcAACATTTTTAGGTCTGTATACAGCATGTATTTTATCtggatgtttttgtcatttcagagCCAGCCATACCTCCATGAAGGGAAGACGATAGCATTAAATAAGGACtattgaaaaaataaagaggCATTTGGTGTCTTCTTAACAAACACCCTTCAGTAGACCTGGCTCCACTTACAACACAGTTTTTCATCACTGtatcatgtcatcatcatcatcgtcattcaCCCTCAGCTCAGAATTAAACCTGCATGTCCTTCTGACCTAACG
This genomic stretch from Solea senegalensis isolate Sse05_10M linkage group LG13, IFAPA_SoseM_1, whole genome shotgun sequence harbors:
- the arrb2a gene encoding arrestin, beta 2a, producing MGDKAGTRVFKKSSPNCKVTVYLGKRDFVDHLDHVDPVDGVILVDPEYLKDRKVFVTLTCAFRYGREDLDVLGLSFRKDLYISTFQAFPPVPEEKKPNSRLQERLLKKLGQHAHPFYFTIPQNLPCSVTLQPGPEDTGKACGVDFEIRAFCAKSIEEKIHKRNSVRLVIRKVQYAPEKPGPQPMVETTRSFLMSDRSLHLEASLDKELYYHGEPISVNVHVTNNSTKTVKRVKISVRQYADICLFSTAQYKCPVAQLEADDQVSSSSTFCKVYTLTPTLDKNREKRGLALDGKLKHEDTNLASSTIVKDVTNKEVLGILVSYRVKVKLVVSRGGDVSVELPFILMHPKPVELPLSRPQSAVPEMDPPIDTNLIEFDTNSISQDDDFVFEDFARLRLKGVMDDKDEDC